In Oscillatoria sp. FACHB-1406, the sequence AGCCGCTGGCTGCCAAGTTTTGCCGCCATCGGTTGATTTAGAGATGCCGTTGGTACTGTTGTAAATATACAGGGTTTTATCGGCAGCAAAGTCTGGCGAAATCGCGAGCGAGGGCGGATCGTTACCCTTCACTTTCTCCACTTTGGCGATGGTTTTAAAACTATTACCGCCATCTTCCGATTTCATCACATTTCCCCCTTGATTGGTGACGAAGATGGTTTTGTCGGCGGCGAAGTTGGGCGAAACAGCGATGGTTACACCGCGAACGCTTTTCGGGAGTTTGACGAGTTGCCAAGATTTGCCATCGTTAGTGGATTTTAAGAAATAAGTCCAGAGAACGCTGGCAAAAAGGGTTTTATCTTTGGCGTAATTGGGAGAGAAGGCAATATCAAAAAAACGCCTCGGATCTTGATGGGGTTTTTTGAAGTTGTTGGTAAAGCGCGGCACTTCTAGACCAGTGGTAATGTTACTCCAGGTTGTGCCTTTATCGCGACTGATGTAAAGATTGCCTACATAGTTCGCGATCGCGACGGTAGAATCATTTTGATAGTTGGGCGAAACGGCAAGTCCGATAATCGTACCGCGCGACAGGGTTTCTAGTTCTTTCCAAGCGCGCCCGCCGTCAGTGGAGGCAAACATCCCGTCAAATCCGCCTAGATACAGGGTTTTATCGGTGCTGAAGGCGGGGGAAATCGCAAGATCGTAGAAGTGGGGAGCGCTAAATTTGGGAACGTCGGCTTGATCGTCTTTGGTAATCCCTTGTTTGTATTCTGTCCAAGTTTTACCACTGTCGTTGGATTGATAAACTGCTTCGTTCCAGGTGGCAGTGAATAAGGTCGTATCTTTAGCGTAGTCGGGAGAGACGACGATCGCTTCAATCGCACCGCTAGCAATGCGCCCTCCGGGGGTGAAGGTTGCGCCGCGATCTCGGGTTTGCCAGATATCTTTTTTTTCCGTTCCTGCCCAAAAAGTACCATCTTTGGCAAAATTGGGCGAGGGCGCGATCGCGGAAATTTTACCGCTTCCAGCGATCGCGGTTGCTTTTTTCCAGGTTTTGCCGCCATCTTCAGAGAGGGATAACGCCCCTTGAAGGGTTCCGATCGCAACGCGGTTGGGACTGTCGGGAAAATAAGCGATCGCAGAGATTTTTTGGGTTTTATCGAGGGCGGTTTCCCAGGTTTTGCCGCCGTTTTCGGTGCGGTAGAGTCCGCCTTCGCTGCTGGCGGCGAGGGCGCGATCGGCGCTGTCGGGGGCTACTGCGAGAACTTCGATCTTTAAGGTTGGCAGCCCTGGGTTCGCTTTCGCCCAAGATTCGCCGCGATCGCTCGATTTAAATAAATTTCCCCGCACAAAACTATAGACTGTATTATCTTGCGCGTAACTCGGAGAAAGGAGGACTTGCTCGATTACATCGTGGGGACGATGGGCATACGCTGCTTTTACGTCAAAGAAAAAGCACAATAAAAAGATTGACAATAGAGCAAGGACCCCAGATAATCTTTTGGATTTCCAGAGTTTTATTAACATTTTGATTAAACTTTTAGAAGTGGTGGTAAATAATTCGCCATTCTAGTCCTCGATCGCCGAATCTGTCTCCTTTTTGTAAAGAAAAATTAAGGCGATGGAAGGGTTTGGCAATACTGAGATAACGTTTCCGCGCAGCGATCGAAAGCTTGCTGACCTCGTTCCACAACTTCCGGCGAGACGTTGCAGTTAATTTGGCGACGTTCCCGCACAATTTTTCCGGCTTTAATATTCCCTTTAGAGTCGCCAACTCCTTTGGTTCCTGTTGTATTCAACACTTCGTATTCTTCCGAAAATCCTTGGCGAGTTCCGAGCAGATTTTGGAGGGCGGCAAAAACTTCGGAAGTGCGATCGAGCGATTGTTCGTAGGTAATAAACAAACTTCGGCGCTTATCGTCGATTAATTTTGCATAACTTTCGAGGACGGGCAAACGCTCCGTATAATACTCAATTGCTTCTTTTTCCGTCCAGTGCGATTTAAGGTCGAGGAGGCTCGGTAGCGTCCTTTGGGGTTCTCTTAATAAGAAGATTGCATAAACGTTCGGTGAGGTTAAAAAACTGGGATTGGCGAACTTACTATTATGCAAAACTTTATCGAGAACGTAACGGTGAGACATTCCCAATCCCGTCAGATTTGCGCCTTTCAGATTGTAGATATTTCGCTCGTAAACCTTCGCGATTAAAGTTTTAAAATCTCCTTCTTTTTCATATTGAAGGTGAGTTTCTCCGTAGCCGATTATCTCCGGATTAGAAATGAGAAGATGGGAAAGCAACGAGGAACCAGAGCGCATATGACTTAGAATTAAAAGAATGCGGTAGGGTCGATCGCGCCATAAAATGCTGTAAGGCTCGTCGTCGCCTTGGATTCTAAAGTTACAATACTGGCGCAGTACATCGTGCTTGAGTTGGCGAAGCTTATTGAAAAAGGTAGAAGATGGATTTGGCATTTTGAGTCAGGAGCAAAGAATTAAATTAAAATTGGCAAGCGATCGCTTTGTCACAGCGTTACCAAGAAACTGGGTCTAAAGCCTCGCCCTTCTAGGGCGACTTTTCTTGTTTTATAGCAATCCCAAATTGTTTAAAATATTTTTCGGAAGATATAGCATTGCTGCGTATGGCTTTCAGCGCTCGTACTTATCACAACCTATTTGGGATTGCTATATATCGATAATTCGCTATAAACAGGATACAATAAACACATGATTGTACTAGAGTTTAAGTTAAAAGGTAAGTCTCAGCAGTATCGGATCGTTGACGAAATGATCCGCACCGCTCAGTTTATCCGAAACAAAGCTCTAAGGTACTGGATGGACAATCAGAACGTTAAGCTGTCCGACCTCTACAAACAATGTGCTGTCTTAGCAAAAGAGTTTGAGTGGGCAGGAAAACTTAACTCAATGGCGCGTCAAGCTTCGGCGGAACGTGCCATTTTTGCTATCCAACGGTTCTTTGCTAATTGCAAAGCCAATAAACCTGGAAAGAAGGGCTATCCACGATTTAAAAAGGGGACTCGTTCTGTCGAGTACAAGACATCAGGCTGGAAGCTTTCTCCTGATAAAAGAAGTCTAACTTTCACTGATGGCTTTGCCGCAGGAACCTTTAAGTTAGTTGGTTCTCGTGACTTGCATTTCTATGCGCCTGACGAAATTAAGCGGGTGCGGGTAATTGGTCGTGCTGATGGGTACTACGCTCAGTTCTGCATCAGTGTAGAACGTACAGAAGAAGTTATCCCAACAGGCAAGGCTATCGGTATAGATGTCGGGTTGAACCACTTCTTAACCGATAGCACCGGAGCAACCGTATCTAATCCTCGTCACCTGCGTAAAAGTGAAAAGGGATTAAAGCGGGCGCAGAAACGGGTTTCCAGCAAGAAGAAAGGGTCAGCCAACCAGAAAAAGGCTATCAACCGACTGGGAAGAAAACACCTCAAGGTCAGTAGGCAGCGTAAAGATTTCGCCATAAAGACGGCGTTGTGCGTAGTGAAATCTAGCGATTTCGTAGCCTACGAAGACCTTCAGGTGCGAAACATGGTGAAGAACCATAAGCTTGCTAAAAGTATCAGTGATGCAGCGTGGTCGCAGTTTGCTCGATGGTTGCAGTATTTAGGTAAAGTGTACGGGAAAACAGTTGTTGCTGTTGCTCCCCAATACACCAGTCAAGACTGTTCAACTTGTGGCAATACGGTTAAGAAGTCGCTATCAGTCAGGACTCACATTTGTGGTTGTGGAACAGTGTTAGACCGCGACCACAACGCAGCGCTGAATATCTTAGCTAAGGTTTTGAGGCAGGCGGGAATCAATTTAAATACCCTAGGGCATAGGGAAATTAACGCTTGGGGACAGAGCGACCTCTACTCATTGGTGGTGACATCAATGAGCAAGTTGACTGGTTGAGCCAAGAATCCCCGTGCGTTCACGCCGGGGAGTGTCAAAGTAAAGGAGTTAGGTTGTCAGTGGGAAGTTCGAGGGAAATAGTGGGGCGTGGTGGAACCGAATATCTTTCGAGTTGATGCTCTAGAAGTGCGCATCTATAGTAATTCGCAGGTGCTTGCAGTTGCCGCCGCGCAGATAGCGAAAATTGAATTGCAAGCTTGTATCGCACAGCACGGGCGGGCGCGCGTCGTTTTCGCGACAGGAAATTCTCAAAAAGAATTTCTCGAGTTTTTAACAGCAGCAGATGGAATCGATTGGTCGCGTGTAATTTGCTTTCATCTTGACGAATATCTTGGCATCGATCCGGAGCATTCGGCAAGTTTCCAGAATGAATTGCGCGATCGCGTCGAAAAGCGCATCCATCCCCAAAAATTCCACATTCGTAGTTCGTAATTCGTAATTCGTAATTCGTAGTTCGTAATTCGTAGTTCGTAGTTCGTAATTCGTAATTCGTAGTTCGTAGTTCGTAATTCGTAATTCGTAATTCGTAATTCGTAATTCACCATTTCCCATTCATTATTCATTATTCACCATTCATTATTCATTATTAAAATGCTTTATCGTCGCTTCGGACGCACAGAACTGCAAATGCCCGTTTTTTCCTGCGGGGGAATGCGCTATCAGTATAAATGGCAAGATGTTTCTCCTTCGGAGGTTCCCCCTCAAAGCCAAGATAACCTCGAAGCGACAATTCGCCGCGCCCTCGAAGTCGGAATTACTCACATTGAAACGGCGCGAGGTTATGGAACTTCCGAGATGCAGTTGGGGCGAATTTTGCCGCAGTTCCCGAGGGAAAAATTAATCGTTCAAACCAAAGTTTCATCTCTGAGCGATCCGCGTGAATTTCGCCGCAAGTTCGAGCAATCTTTGAAGTTTTTGCAATTAGAATACGTCGATTTGTTGGGGTTACACGGGATTAATACTGAGGAATTGTTGCGCGATAGTTTGCGTCTGGGAGGGTGTTGGGAGGTTGCCAAACAGTTGCAGCGAGAAGGACGAGTGCGGTTTATCGGTTTCTCGACGCACGGCGCGACGGATACGATTGTGAAAACGATTGAGAGCGATCGCTTCGATTACGTTAACCTGCACTGGTACTA encodes:
- a CDS encoding 6-phosphogluconolactonase, which codes for MVEPNIFRVDALEVRIYSNSQVLAVAAAQIAKIELQACIAQHGRARVVFATGNSQKEFLEFLTAADGIDWSRVICFHLDEYLGIDPEHSASFQNELRDRVEKRIHPQKFHIRSS
- a CDS encoding sulfotransferase family protein, producing MPNPSSTFFNKLRQLKHDVLRQYCNFRIQGDDEPYSILWRDRPYRILLILSHMRSGSSLLSHLLISNPEIIGYGETHLQYEKEGDFKTLIAKVYERNIYNLKGANLTGLGMSHRYVLDKVLHNSKFANPSFLTSPNVYAIFLLREPQRTLPSLLDLKSHWTEKEAIEYYTERLPVLESYAKLIDDKRRSLFITYEQSLDRTSEVFAALQNLLGTRQGFSEEYEVLNTTGTKGVGDSKGNIKAGKIVRERRQINCNVSPEVVERGQQAFDRCAETLSQYCQTLPSP
- a CDS encoding YCF48-related protein, yielding MSIFLLCFFFDVKAAYAHRPHDVIEQVLLSPSYAQDNTVYSFVRGNLFKSSDRGESWAKANPGLPTLKIEVLAVAPDSADRALAASSEGGLYRTENGGKTWETALDKTQKISAIAYFPDSPNRVAIGTLQGALSLSEDGGKTWKKATAIAGSGKISAIAPSPNFAKDGTFWAGTEKKDIWQTRDRGATFTPGGRIASGAIEAIVVSPDYAKDTTLFTATWNEAVYQSNDSGKTWTEYKQGITKDDQADVPKFSAPHFYDLAISPAFSTDKTLYLGGFDGMFASTDGGRAWKELETLSRGTIIGLAVSPNYQNDSTVAIANYVGNLYISRDKGTTWSNITTGLEVPRFTNNFKKPHQDPRRFFDIAFSPNYAKDKTLFASVLWTYFLKSTNDGKSWQLVKLPKSVRGVTIAVSPNFAADKTIFVTNQGGNVMKSEDGGNSFKTIAKVEKVKGNDPPSLAISPDFAADKTLYIYNSTNGISKSTDGGKTWQPAARGTELQKRSNLQIAISPNYKRDRTLFVGSNGGIFTTSDAGAGWKKLPGIEGYVQGVALSPDYARAPEGIREADRTLIASVRGKGLFQSSDGGATFRKIGNDSLALAKMVGPPSAPVPIKFSPDYARDRTLYGFGATTTKVFKSTDSGATWDIIAVPKVDNNRYDLMTRLQLIGMIYKKKILGLLIALALGVGGYLLLGELKPKKSQLQ
- a CDS encoding RNA-guided endonuclease TnpB family protein, encoding MIVLEFKLKGKSQQYRIVDEMIRTAQFIRNKALRYWMDNQNVKLSDLYKQCAVLAKEFEWAGKLNSMARQASAERAIFAIQRFFANCKANKPGKKGYPRFKKGTRSVEYKTSGWKLSPDKRSLTFTDGFAAGTFKLVGSRDLHFYAPDEIKRVRVIGRADGYYAQFCISVERTEEVIPTGKAIGIDVGLNHFLTDSTGATVSNPRHLRKSEKGLKRAQKRVSSKKKGSANQKKAINRLGRKHLKVSRQRKDFAIKTALCVVKSSDFVAYEDLQVRNMVKNHKLAKSISDAAWSQFARWLQYLGKVYGKTVVAVAPQYTSQDCSTCGNTVKKSLSVRTHICGCGTVLDRDHNAALNILAKVLRQAGINLNTLGHREINAWGQSDLYSLVVTSMSKLTG